Proteins encoded within one genomic window of Bradyrhizobium sp. 186:
- a CDS encoding transposase, producing MGQISVLTGPERRRRWSEDERCRIVAEAFAPGSCVAQVARDHDISTGLIYTWRRRLRQDLADQGFVEAAMEAEPIKEAAPSGEVIVVELTGSGRIRICGSAPPLLVSAVLKALR from the coding sequence ATGGGTCAGATTTCGGTGCTGACGGGGCCGGAACGCCGGCGGCGTTGGAGCGAGGATGAGCGGTGCCGGATCGTTGCGGAGGCCTTTGCGCCGGGATCGTGTGTGGCGCAGGTTGCGCGGGATCACGATATTTCAACGGGGCTGATTTACACCTGGCGGCGTCGGCTTCGCCAGGACCTTGCTGACCAGGGCTTTGTGGAAGCGGCGATGGAAGCGGAGCCGATCAAGGAAGCGGCACCGTCCGGTGAAGTGATCGTGGTGGAATTGACGGGGAGCGGACGGATCAGGATTTGCGGGTCGGCGCCGCCCTTGCTGGTGTCGGCGGTGTTGAAGGCGCTGCGATGA